The DNA region tttacttcctcctttccaatttggatgtcttttatttcttcttctggtctgatcactgtggctcggacttccagtgctatgctgaataaggaaagaacaaCCTACATTTATATAGAAGTTAGATGTTCAGCACCTGGACTCGCTGTGTGGTCTCTTGTGAACCGCCCAGTCTTTCTACCCATTCTTATCCAGTCTGTAAGTTGAGAgacttgttctttctttttttttttttaatttgaaagtgagagggagagagaaacatcaatttgctgttccacttatgtatatattcattggttaattcttgtatgtgtcctgactggggatcaaaccctcaaccttgggtATTGGGATGAGggtctaactaactgagctacctggccagggaaacacccttgctttttttgtttttgtttttgtttttttgtgtgcttttttgagggagagagagagagagaagaagggagagggagaaacatcaatgcaagagctaaacaccaattggctgcctcctacagcatccaactggggatcaagccctcaacccctTGGTGCAGATGCCTTGCTATTTTAATGgctgttaaaaatcattttcaaaacaaaatatagTCCATCAACAAACTCCCAGACTAGGAACTATTATGTAGACTCATATGGTGTCATCCGTTGCACTGATTCCCAAAACAGACGCTGGGTCCCAACACAGGGGAGGCCAGCAGTGGCCCCTGGGATTATACAGAAAAGCTCTCCAGCTCCTGGTGTTGAGTCAGGCAGCATGTTGAGCTCTGGGTTGTATCTTTCCAACCTGCAGAAGAAACGAAGTTCAGACACTCCCACTAGGAGATCCCCATAACAACTCTGTGGGCTATGAAttgttaaccccattttacagattaagaaaatgAAGCTCAGAATGACTGACTGAAGTACAGGAGGGGCTTGAATCCAATTCTTTTGGCGCCGGGTCTAGTGTTGTTAACCATGCTTCCTCCTGACTCCCCCTAGATTGCCTGGGGCCACACAGTGTCCTCTGCAACTCTGGACTGTCCAGGTGGCTTTAATGTGGAGCTGCTGTCAAAATGCCAGGAAGCACAGCAggcacccagcctcccctcccttgGGACCAATGGCAACATTATTACTGGGCCACAGGTGGAAGCTTGGGTGCAGGAGGAGGCTAAGGGGAAAGAGTGGGGTGCTCTCGTGCCTTACTTTCTATGGGTACAGATGGGAAGTAGGATTATACCTACTTCACACGTTCTGTGGGATGAAATGAGCTCATCCGTATGAAGCCACTGGCAGGCCACCTGCAGCATCCCACCCTTAGTCAATGTTGAGACCCTGATTTCCATTCCCTAAGTGGTCCATGCTCAGGGGCACCTCTGTTGAGTCTTCACCCCAGAAGCAGCGAAGATCACCTGTATTCTGGAATGACTCTCAATTACTTGCTAACTTTAGAAAATCATTCAGACTTGCTAAGCCTCCCTTCTCtgatctccccacccccacaaacaCACTTGGAAGGGAGAGGTGTCCATTGTAGGGTTCACAGCTGGGGAACTAGCCTGGAGATGGCCCTAATTTGAAACTCAATCTCCCCAGTAAGAGCCAAACCCCAACACATGATATGACTTTGTGTTAGACCCTcactcagtttcttcacctctaAGTGAGGATTTGGATTAGAATCTGCCTAAAATCCCTACAGATCTGAGACTCTGGATGACGTTGTCGCAAGTGCACAACTTCCCAGGTATGCTACAGGCGCTAAGCCCATTCAGAATCTTACCCCTTCATAGATGGAAGGGCTGTGGCTCCTCTTCTTAAATCCAGCCTGAAATTCAGAGGGTAAAAGATCTTAACTTCAGGATAAGAAATGCCCCGCTCCAAAGTGGTGTGAGAGGTCCCAAAAGGGACTCGGTGCCCAGAGAGCCCTTGAAGTGGCGCCAACCAGAAGTGAATGAATCTCCTACCCCAGGAGCCAACAATGGGGTTTTGGTTTCCAGAAGGTGTTAACACATACTTACCTATGATGTGACATTTCTGAGCCAAAATCAGTTTAACATCCACAGCCAtgcacccctcacccctcagaccacacacacacacacacacacacacacacacacacacacacacggagcctTCAGACAAACCTAGTACAAACACGGCCTCCACCGTGTATCTGTTCAATGCAtggcacacacactcacccagcGGAGCTCAGGGGCTCTCAGTAGTCGGCAGAGTCTTCAGATATAAAACCGAAGCCTGCGGCCAGGTGCTGTGGCCATGTCTGGCCATGTGTGTAGCATGGAATTTAAATATCAATCTCTCTCGCTAAAATCCTAGTTGATTGAATGACTTATTGGAAGGGGGTGGATTAAAAGTCTGAAAATGTGTCCTAACCTTCTCCCTCTTTTGATACAAGCACACAATCGCTGACCTGCTTGAACGCTGTCCCTCACATCCGCCAGGCTCCCCGCTTCTCATCACCAAGTTCAGCTGATGGTCTGCACTGAGTCCCCTCCCACCCGAGATGAAAAGATGGTACGGGCCCAGGACACCCAGCTCTGTGGTTCCAGGTACCCATACGGGCTGCGAGCCCCCCTTGGATCAGGATTAGAGGGGACTCCGATGGGCTGCCTCAGTCCCAGGCCTCTACCATGTGACTGGCCCGACTTTGTCTGGTTCCCTGAGGTCAGCACTGCCTCTCTAGGTCCCGTGCAATCCTGCCGCTCAGTCCACATCGGAAACCTCTCCTTCTCTCACCACAGCCTCGGCTGGCCTACCAGGATCCTGTGGTTCCTGCACCAAGCACTTCCTCTCTGATTGTCCTCTACCTTCCACAGAAACTTCTGGAAACACCTTTAATATATTCTTCTCCCAGACTCAGAGCTGCTGTTTTTCTCCAAACAGAACTAGAAAGGCACTTGCCCATTCACTTTTCAACAGTCATTTAACACAGGTCACTTGGATACATGCAGTGGAAGTCAAGTCGTTCAGAAGTGCCAGCCGGAGCTGCACTGCGCATGCAAAACATACCCCTGCACCCAAGCACCCCTGGAGGCGGAGACTCACCTTCCCTGAGGGCAGCACCACCGAATACAGGGTAGTTGCAGTTTCTTGTGATGTGGAAGCGGAAGACTGTtgagaagagaaatgaaatcaTTTCAGAGGCATAGATAGATGTAGCACAACCCATGGAGGGAGTTACCTCTTCTACCTCTTCCACGCCACCCTCAACCCTGCCCAGAGAGAAGCGTTAAGTGTTGGTTGAAAGCGCCTGGCCTACTGGGAGGCAGGTCGCACCGCTGAATGCTAGTCCCTCTCTTAAAGACAGTTGCTGCTTTTTTGGAAAATatgtttgattttagagaaaggggaagggagggggagagagagagaaacatcattggctgccttctgcacgtcccctactagggattgagcccacaacccgggcatttgccctgactaggaatcaaacccagacctctcagtgtatgggacaacactcaaccaactgagccaaactggccctGCACCTGTATTCTCCCCTAATCTTTAGGACACTCCTATCTGATAAGAATGACTATAATTTGCCTCATTCTACAGATGAGCCTCCAAAAGATAAATAGCCAAGTCACAGAAGCAGCAGAATTTAAACGCAGACTCCCCAGCGTTCTTTCCTCAACATCTCCATGTTTCCTTTGGCAACCATTTTCCTTCTCTGTATCTGAAAGAAGCATCTCCATGCTGCAGGGGAGGGATCTCAGTCTCCCCGGCATCTCCAAGTCCTCTTCTCAGAATGCAATGTGGCTAAACCCAAAGCTCGCGGAAACAATCGCTCTTCTATCTGTGGGCAAAGAAGGAGCCACATACTAAACTGACAGGCTCCAGGGAGGCCTGCAAGGCGGGCCTTATAAACCCAGAGCCCCGCAGCAACCACACAGGACGGCCTGCTATTACAGTTTCCCAACTGAGGTGGGGAGTCATGTCCTTGGCCCGCGTCTTCCTCCACAACGGCCAAGCCGCACCTGAGGCCGTCTATTGCCTTTTTGCATCCACCATGGGCAACACCTTTGGAGTGATCCCCttctccagacccctcagggcacaatccCACCAGAGCAGACCACAGCGCCTCTCACTGTTACTGTTACCATGTTCATTGgtaactgttaactatcctatacccacaaACATctattctttttatgtttattttttattttctgtgtctattcattttactttatttgttttaaatatatatttttttaattgacttcagagagggaaagggagagatagaaacatcaatgatgagagagaaccattgaccagctgcctcctacacgccccccagtgggggtggAGCCCGAAAtctaggcctgtgccctgactgggaatcgaaccgtgacctcctaggtcataggtcgatgctcaaccactgagccacgctggccgggttTCATTTTACctttcatccaatcccagaggttccccctttgctttctcccgcctccctaatccaTCGCCAATGGAGTCCATGTGACCCACTTAGGTCTTTCCTGATTGTAATGTACAAAACAAGgggcaaaactgccattctccagagcatttccTCAATCCATAGATTTTGATTCCAGATGATTGTCGTCAGTTTGtatcaaataaactcataaaaatcctTACAGGTTTGGACTCTTTAAGGCTCTGTGACTTGACCCAATGAGTCCCATTACCTtaaggggagtgggaggaggcaaCACACTTCTTGggaattcctcctcctccctccttcccccctccccctcccctcttatccctcctcctcctccctttcttccccctcctcctccttcccccctcctcctcctccctctcttccccctcctcctccttcccccctccgcctccccctcttatccctcctgctcctccctttattcccctcctcctccttcccctcctccctttcttcccctcctcctccttcccctcctccccctcctcctccccctcctcctcctccccctcctcctcctccccctcctcctccctctcttccccctcctcctccttcccccctccccctccccctcttatccctcctcctcctccctttcttccccctcctccccctcctcctccccccactcctcctcctccccctcctcctcctcctcttccccctcctccctctacccctccccctctcccccttgtccccctcctccccctacccctccccctccccctcttatccctcctcctcctccctttcttcccctcctccccctcctcctccccctcctcctccccccactcctcctcctccccctcctcctcctcctcttccccctccttctcctcttcctctcccccttgtccccctcctccccctacccctcctcctctccctcctcctcttcttcccccctccccctcttcctcctcccccctcccccacctcctccggTCCGTGGCCTTCCTCTAAAGCCGTCCCCATTCCACCAAGCTAAGGAGGTTGCTGCTTCAGGtcaaagttcttttttctttttaaagtaatttttttaaaatatattttattgattttttacagagaggaagggaaaggtatagagatttagaaacatcgatgagagagaaacattgatcagctgcctcctgcacactccccactggggatgtgcccgcaaccaaggtacatgcccttgacctgaatggaacctgggacccttcagtccacaggctgatgctctatccactgagccaaaccagtcagggctttttaagtaatttttatcaGAACTTTTTAATCATTGGCCACCAGGCAGCAGTGTTGCCCTAGAAAGAGATGCTCAGCTGGGGTCATCTGCCAATATTCCAGACGCTTCCGCCACTGACGGTGCAGTTCAAACCCTGGATGTTAGACACGGTGCAGGGGAGACTCCGGGCCCGTGGCCCAACTCTGTGGCCTCCAGCACGTTCACTTACCTCAGTCTACAGACTTCATGAGGCTGTTACAGCAGATTCGTTTTAAAAACGGACATAATGAGTACTTTATAAATGTTGTCCTTAAGTAATAATAAGATGAAAGAGAACagcacagccctgaccagtttggctcagtggctaaagcgtcagcctgtggactgaggaatcccaggttcgattccggtcaagggcatgtaccttggttgcgggcacatccctggtagggagtgtgcagggggcggctgatcaatgtttctctctcatcaatgtttctaactctctatccctctctattcctctctgtaaaaaatcaataaaatatatttttaaaaaaatttgtgcactggcagaggtgggggtccctcagcccggcctgtgccctctcacagtctggcacccctcgggagataacaacctgctggcttaggcccgctcccctggtggcagatggcacgcccgATCCCATGgtgcctgccccatctccccaggTCGCATATGGCAAGCCCGGATCCCATGCTAGGGCGGGCGGTGGCTGGGGATCGTGCTgccacccactccccaccccctgccctgggccgcacacggcaggcccggatcccgcactggggtgggcagtgggatctgcctgcagtatgcagacttaacggccatctttgttgggttaatttgcatactcttctgattggctgatgggcgtagcaaaggtatagtcaattagcatctttgtcttttattagtgtagatatttaaagTTCAAGGGCCCCACGTCCTGgaagcagcagggaggagggaagaaagaacacagaaaaCCAGAAGCGGAACTCCCCGTCAGGGTCATCTGCTGCCTGACCTTGACCTTCAGCTGTTAGGCTGTGGAGGCCCCAGAGCACTGGGACCGTCAGCCAATCAGCAGCTGCCCGGCCGCCATCCCTCTGGAGCACCGAGGTCTCACTGGCCATTCAAGGGTCTGAGGTGAGTGGAAattggagggggggcgggggaagaggcATGAGGAAGCCCATAGACAGGTGTGGTCTAGAGGCGAGACCCAGAGTGGTACCTGGGGCAGGACCACGGAGTAGACAGTGTTCCCTTTTCCAGCGGAGTCCTGCCGTGGCCTCTGCCCCTGCAGGAGAAACggggagggcaggtggcagcaTCAGTAGGCACTCAGTCTTGCAGGGTTGGGTCACGTGGGGAGAATGGTGGGAAGGAGAGGAGCTCCCAGGAGCCTGGGAGGCAGCGCCGCAGTCCCGGGATGAGAGGCACGGGGAGCAGCCACCAGGGCGCACAGGGAGAACCTGCCACTGGGCGCCTGCCATGCGCAGAAACGTCCCTTCGCTGGCTGACTGCACAGACAGTGCGCTAAGTGAGGCCTGAGCCCCACTGTGGCCGCTGATCCAAGACTAGAGGGTTTCAAGCCCCAGCCCAGATCCAGCCTTGTTGTCTGCGGGCCCTTGGCTCCAGCCAGCCCCTGCGGCTGTGCTGCTGGGTGACCCCGACTCACCGCCAGAGGCGCGTCTCCCTCTCAGTCCCGCCCCCACATGGGGTCCGAGGTCATTCATGCCCTTCCCCTGAGGGTCTGCTGccaggaagggctggggggggggggggggttctgcaTTCAGGGGAGGAGCCGAGAGGAGCAGGAAACATCAGCTGTCCTTGTGTTGGGGACCAGCTATGATTGTAAGAAATATTCATCCTGCTCTGTTAACCgggattgttttgttctgattaaaggaGACAGCCCAGCGCTGTCTGGGCTGAGGCAGCCATCTTGCTCTTGCCGCGTGCTGGTGTTGGAGGACTCTCCCTGCTTCAGATTTACCAACAGCATGAATCAAGAAAAGTTAGCCAAACTTCAGGCTCAGGTCCGGATAGGGGGCAAGGGTACAGCTCGCAGAAAGAAGAAGGTGGTACATAGAACAGCTACAGCTGATGACAAAAAACTTCAGAGTTCTCTAAAAAAACCGGCTGTCAATAATATAGCTGGTATTGAAGAGGGAAATATGATTAAAGATGATGGAACAGTTATTCATTTCAACAATCCCGAAGTCCAGCCTCCCTTTCTGCTAACACCTTTGCAATTACCGGTCATGCAGAAGCCAAACCAATCACAGAAATGCTTCCTGGAATATTAACGCAGCTTGGTGCTGACAGCTTAACAAGCCTTAGGAAGTTAGCTGAACAGGTCCCTCAGCAAGTGTCGGATAACAAAGCACCAAAACCAGAAGACATTGATGAGGAAGATGATGATGTTCCAGATCTTGTAGAAAGTTTTGATGAGGCATCAAAGAATGAAGCTAACTAAAATCTTTTCTGGTTTTTGGAAGTTGGCATGGACTAGATTTAACAAATCAGCTATGTGGTTCCAAAGTTTTACAGACACAGAGAACATCAACTGTTACTAGTTCAGTAatataatattttgtatattaataaTGCTGCTGTTAGTTCAGCATTTTTGGTCATTTGATTTTGCATTTTGCACTTCCTCCCAGGATCTATTCTTTTGGTCAAAATCCAAAGTATTGGTGCAGTTTGAgggtgttttgatttttaattcttgttttctttttggttttttgtttggggtatttttggtgtgtgtgtatttttttgtatGCGTGTGGGTATGTGTGTACACAGTGGAGTGCAAATTGGAAAACAGTTCTATTTATCCTCCTCTTTTCCcagtagaaataaaacaaatctttacatttaaaaaaaaaaagaagaagaagacacagcccagccggcgtggctcaggggttgagcgtcgacctataaaccaggaggtcacagtccgattcccggtcagggcacctgctcaatccccagtgtgggacgtgcgggaggcagctgatccatgattctctctcatcattgatgtttctctctctctctctccctctcccttcctctctgaaatcaataaaaatatattttttaaaaaaacaaggcaTATTCTACTCTGGCTGCAGTTGCACATGGaactgggagctcacctggaaatgcagtcTATCCTCCTCACCCGCAAGCTGCCTATTGTCATGGAAAGATTGACCATCTTGTTGCAGAAATGAGAgggtccccccacaccccccttgCAAAGCCCCAGCCtgcattacctgtaaactgcccattcttatccctttgcctccttcccatgtaatctttgtccttctacccaatagaAGCAGCCGGCTtatggggcagggggagcagatTTGTGTGGCtgccctgctgctctccctgccGCTGGCAGgactggaataaacgctcatgtAGGATtccaccctgtctctgctgaattggctcagcCCTTGGTGTCTGGTCACTGGGAGGCTGGGGAGTCACAGGCACCTGGCAGAACCCAGGCTGTTGCTGTTCTCTTCTCCCCAGGCCTGCGGGAAGCGTCCCCAGGAAGGCCCAGGGGACCCCATGGGGGTGGAGGTTGAGGCCTTTACCGAACTTTGGAGACAGCGGGGACGAGGCCACAAGGGACAAAGCCCTGGCTCAGAAGCACAGGAACGGGCCTGAATCCCCAATAGACTTTTTACTCCTAAATCCTCACCTTCCCCAATATTCTCCTCCATTTTCCTAATCTAAAGCGACCTTCGCTGAGTAGGCCTCCGTGGCTGTGGGCATTTGCATTTGCTGTGACTGCACTAGGGTTCGGCTCTGAAGGGAGAGGCACAGACACCCCATAAGGCCCCACAGCGCCTGAGGGGGGCTCTCTGTCCTGGTGGTTGCAGGAGGCCCCACACATGACTTCCTGCTTCGCTGCCCCAAGCCAAGCCCCAGgaactggggtgggaggagggtcctTCCTGTCCCTGCTTTCCCACCAGATAGTTCAGGGAGCACTGCGTCCCGGCCTGTCCCCACAGCCTGTCCTCAGCCCCTCCGAGGCCGCCCGGCTCACCGCCCGGGCTGCTCTCTCCCGGCACCTCGGCCAGGCGCAGCCTCTTCTTCCCAAGCGCCTGAGCACAGACGCAGAGCCAGGGCAAGGCTGACCCGCCAGCATCCTCCCCGCCGGGCAACGACCAAGGGCCCCCAAAGGAAACGTGGGCTTACAGGGGCAGGAGAATTTGTGTCCGGCGCAACAGAGAAGGCTGCTCCGCCCTGAGCCTCAGCCCGGCCTCAGGAAAGGGCACCAGggggccaccagggagcagaggcaGCTTCCGCCCGGGTCCCCATCCCGGCTCAGCAGGTTCAGTTCTGCACCCAAATGCCCTTCGGCCGCATTTCATCGTCTCACCCAGTTTTCTCTCCACCCAGGGCCAGAGCTAGGATGCTGAGGGGGACAGAGACGGGGCCTGAGGCCACTCTGGGGCGCAGAGggctctctggcccctgctcAGCAGGGCCATCCTCCCAGGGCActtccagagggaaggagggaaccCCAGCCCTCGGGGCCACACCTGGCCGCTCCTGCCTGGCGGGTGGTTGACATCTTCATAAACTGTCAGCGATgcctctgggctgggctctggggggAGGGAAGCAAAGAGCAGAGCTGCAGAGTCCTCCTGGCGGAACCGGGCCAGGCACCTGCTCCCGCATCCCACCCTCATTCCCTTGAGGAAGCTTCTAGAAGGGAGGATGGCTCGAGCTCGTCCCAGGAGACTCAGAACTCAGGGCAGCACCCGCCTGACAGTTTCCCCAAACCAGCCCCAGCCAGTGAAGCTGCTGTTAGGGATCAGACAGGGCACATGGGGCCCAGGAGCGAGACCTGGGAGCAGCCCGCTGCGGGGAGGCGGGCCAGGCAGCGTGTCCTAGGACCCTCCACTTACCTGCCAgcttcctcccccttctccacacACAGACGCTAGTGAGGGTGCCCAGCAGCGTGAGTATGAGAACCAAGATGATCATCAAGAGGGGCAGGAGGCCGAGCTCTGAGGGAGACAAGACATGGGCGTGGActcaccttctccctccctgcccgccTGCTGCAGTGGCTGCTCCACCCCCACTCGCTGGGGTGGCTGCTCTCACACCCTGTGCATTCAGGTCAGAGGTGTCTCCGGCTCAACTGGAAGGCCGCCCGTGACACTAAGAGCAGGGGACGTAGGACCAGATGCTAACGCTACGCTCTGTGCCCTTGGCAAGCTCcttagcctctctgggcctgttttctcGCTTACAGGAAGGAGTCAGTGTATCCACACAGCAAGTTAAGAGCATCTGACAGATGCCAAGCTCAGTAACTGTTACACAGGAACATTCCTGTGTTTTAACTCAACAAACATGTCTGCTCTGGGCCAGGCCACCTCCGTCCCGCCTTCTGCGACCTCTGCCCTTCCTGCGTGGACTTCTGCGTCAGGGCCTGTCACACACGCAGCCGCAGCCGAGGTAAGTGCCGCGGGCGAGCAGCGCAGGGAAAGGAGGGAAGTGCCCCAGGTGCTGCTGGCGAGGCTCCTCGCAGACATCACCCCACTTCCCTGAGCAGCAGCTCTGCCAGGTGTTTAGTAGGCGCTCCCCATTGTGCCCGGAGACTGTCTGGACTCAGAGAGGTGATGACCTGCTCGAGGTCACAGAGCTTGTGAGTGAAGGCCTGGCTGGCCACATGctgcatgacagcagggctgaatcactGGAGTGGCGAGGCATTTCCccacctgaaaaggatgcattaaattgattgtttgctgccagacagctcagggcatcttaatctacatgttattgcctcccactggccaaacacctgaacagccgtaggcgattcttccaatctgacaatggactctgtatagaaccctgaccctttgatgtgtctatctctgcctcctctcaggacaatttgtgttaataaaaagcatggggccctgagacgaggagatcttagtttctttagctgggctcctctgacccccaaatgcctttcaaaattatgcttcgtctctggactcttgattaagctacacacagcccttctccagattgctgaaccttCTAGACGCCGGAACGAGAGCCCGGCCCCGCGCTTCAGTTGCTTGTTTCCCTTTGCGGTGGGAGCTTATGTTGTTGTTCCTGTTTGGCTACAAGGCCTTTGAAGACAGGGCTGCAGGCGGGTGCTGCCCATGCGGACACACATTAGGTCTTTATCTGAGAAAAGTGGTGCAAAGTGGGCTCCGGGTAACCCTCGGAGAAACACAGCAATGAGCAGTGCCTCCGCCAGGTGCCCGTCTGATGCCGCCACGACCCAGGGCTGCGCTGGGACCACAGGGCTTGGGGAGGTGCCCCCTGAGAGGAGGAAGCAGGTCCCCGACAGCCTCAGAAGAAAACAACGCACAGCCAGGCTGGGCTGTCACTCACCAGACAACGAGGCATTTCCTATGGAAGGAAGATGCTGTCTTCCGGAGGTTCTGATGGGGACAAAATTCCTCCCAGCCTCAGACCGGCCTGGCTGCCCAGCACCTGTGTGCCtagaggccaggaccctgggGAAGGGCTCCAAGCCCCGGGGTGTCCTCCCGTCTTCCTGCTCCTGAGCGTCCTCCCGTCTTCCTGCTCCTGAGCCTGGCGATGGCCCAGCACCCTCCGCCTTGTCCCCGCCCCAAGCGCTGCACTCACTCTGGGGGGCGCTCCCACAGCCCTGGCCGAGCTGGAGGCTCTGGTGCGCCCAGCTGACGGGGTTGCTGACGTTGCAGGTGTATATGTGCCCGCCGTTGACATCGACCTGCTCCTCCAGTCGGAAGGGGCTCCTGGGCGTCGGGATCCTCTCGCCCCCTCGGTACCAGGTGTAGGTCACATCACCACCTCCGGAGGCCGAGCAGTTCAGGGTCACTCGGCACTGTCCACTGCCCAGGGCCGCCGTCTgctccagcagctgcagctcGGGCTTCCCCACAGGGTCTGGAAGCAGAGGTTCTGATCAGGAAGGCGCTTCAAGCACCAGCCTGCGCGCCGGGAGGGGCACTCACCCAACACGGACACATGGAAGCGGTGGGTCCTGACGGTGCCGTTCTCAAAGGTGACCTCCAAGGAGTAGGTGCCGCTGTCGTCGGGCTGAGCGGCCTTGAGCAGGAGCCTTAACTCCTTGGTGCTAAAATTGAGCCTATTGTTGCAGTCACTGGCATTCTGATGCGCATGATGCCGCCTAGAATCATTCTTCCAAGTGAACAGCACACAAGGGCTTGGGTTTGAGCGCAGCTGTACCTTCCAGTCAAAAGACCTCACGGCTGTCGGGGTGTGGCCGGGCCCTAAGCAGAAAGACGTGCCCGAAGGTCTCACCACAGGTCCATCCGGAGACAGGGGTTCCGGGCAAGAGGAAGCGGCTGCGGACAGGAAGGGCGCCAGGCCTCAGCATGGGGGCAGCTGGACGTGACTTCCCTTGAGCTACGAGGGGCCCAGAGCCTGAACCTGAGAGCACACATCCTCATGGGCACCCCTCCTCCCCGAGCTCGGAAGGCGCCCACAGCCCCTCATGAGAGTGAATGTTTCAAGTTCTCACCATGGCGCAGGCAGGTAAACAAACTCTCTACATGTGTTAACCATTGCACTTCACAGTGGCCCTACAAGGTTCTCATCCCCATCTTACAAGCGAG from Myotis daubentonii chromosome 18, mMyoDau2.1, whole genome shotgun sequence includes:
- the CD244 gene encoding natural killer cell receptor 2B4 isoform X3, coding for MLGPALAFLVLFLQGRHSPAASSCPEPLSPDGPVVRPSGTSFCLGPGHTPTAVRSFDWKVQLRSNPSPCVLFTWKNDSRRHHAHQNASDCNNRLNFSTKELRLLLKAAQPDDSGTYSLEVTFENGTVRTHRFHVSVLDPVGKPELQLLEQTAALGSGQCRVTLNCSASGGGDVTYTWYRGGERIPTPRSPFRLEEQVDVNGGHIYTCNVSNPVSWAHQSLQLGQGCGSAPQKLGLLPLLMIILVLILTLLGTLTSVCVWRRGRKLAEPSPEASLTVYEDVNHPPGRSGQGQRPRQDSAGKGNTVYSVVLPQIEERLFPRALGLATLHSEKRTWRCRGD
- the CD244 gene encoding natural killer cell receptor 2B4 isoform X2, whose translation is MLGPALAFLVLFLQGRHSPAASSCPEPLSPDGPVVRPSGTSFCLGPGHTPTAVRSFDWKVQLRSNPSPCVLFTWKNDSRRHHAHQNASDCNNRLNFSTKELRLLLKAAQPDDSGTYSLEVTFENGTVRTHRFHVSVLDPVGKPELQLLEQTAALGSGQCRVTLNCSASGGGDVTYTWYRGGERIPTPRSPFRLEEQVDVNGGHIYTCNVSNPVSWAHQSLQLGQGCGSAPQKLGLLPLLMIILVLILTLLGTLTSVCVWRRGRKLAEPSPEASLTVYEDVNHPPGRSGQSSASTSQETATTLYSVVLPSGKAGFKKRSHSPSIYEGVGKIQPRAQHAA
- the CD244 gene encoding natural killer cell receptor 2B4 isoform X1, whose amino-acid sequence is MLGPALAFLVLFLQGRHSPAASSCPEPLSPDGPVVRPSGTSFCLGPGHTPTAVRSFDWKVQLRSNPSPCVLFTWKNDSRRHHAHQNASDCNNRLNFSTKELRLLLKAAQPDDSGTYSLEVTFENGTVRTHRFHVSVLDPVGKPELQLLEQTAALGSGQCRVTLNCSASGGGDVTYTWYRGGERIPTPRSPFRLEEQVDVNGGHIYTCNVSNPVSWAHQSLQLGQGCGSAPQKLGLLPLLMIILVLILTLLGTLTSVCVWRRGRKLAEPSPEASLTVYEDVNHPPGRSGQGQRPRQDSAGKGNTVYSVVLPQSSASTSQETATTLYSVVLPSGKAGFKKRSHSPSIYEGVGKIQPRAQHAA